attcactgttctgatgcTACCCataataaagttgaacttgcgaacttgatgagtacTTCCTGCTTGCTATACTGCTATTTTCAGCtgtacatttttaaaatgagtgttgaaattactacagatatgtcttaagcagtatcggtgataggcacatgatggactccatccaatagactcatctgcgatggcatttaatataccggATGCCTGTCAaaaattaagcatattctatttctatctttgacgatatgtgttctaagctggaaaagaaaccaactctaaCTTACAGTCATCTTCTCATccataattgcatatgctaatagaAATATCCCACACTCTGCATCAATTCCTGTTGTAATttacatcttacctttaaactttccatacaagtgcgtgccatcaatgctgattacaagaTGGCAGTACGTAAAatcctggatagatggtttgaaagcctcgaaaatataatttaaaattcggACATTAAAATTtgcagtttgaaaaaaatttcatgaaacaactgtgccgggatttgcatgttgaagtacagccatataataggataatttagcataagatgactcccattcttcataaatatcaaccaatgccttctgctttccacaccatgctttcctgtatgacactgtatattgaaattgatcattaacggttgccataatagcttcaactttaacatcgggatctttctcaacaatatgtcggactagtgtgccaatcatccttctaCTGATATGTTTGTAGTCTCGACTCAACCccataaacaaacaagtgtgaggaccctcatattttgttatttgaaaatatccatattttttcaacaatgcagcacgaagcctccatttacaattttgaacattatctgatgatgtgtATCGTatggaccataatttcgaatgcgactgaactacattgtatgtccaatgcttcataatgtgataaagatcaacagctctccttacataatctttactctcaaatattagacttttaaaaaattcagtcatcgtggagtcccaaaattgatagtcagagttcaatcttcgaccagcactaatacaaccaccatcatctaaatttatatcattaaaaaattatggggGTTCGTGCAAACAAGATTGaggttcttccacattaatattaggctgaacatcttcatcatcattctcttcttcaccatcatcatcattattgctactgtcctcatccatccaatagtcttcatctccactttcatctaactcaaagcctagattatcagaaGTTATTATACCGACTACCCAATCATCGttccctatatgagtgtcgtctctcgcacttaccactacttctagcaaaggaaaAGTcatcatagcagaagacacaggagaagtcatcataggactttgaataattggacaactaggaccgACAGTAGTAGAATATTATTCTGCAAATATGGcttcaacactatcggtttgtaccataggagttacgaaaggtgaggaaggcccaacaataTTGTctgcttgagttaaaagccgactatagtatccaaagctcggtacatctttcttttcaatatacaattctaaaaatcgatattttgaatatttaaaaaaaaagatcagtatttttcgacatcttcatcatcgtcaattggaactaagatatatttgctctgtattaactgtcccgacagattaggagatttttatttcaattttatttcatattttttttgtctataggaatactgctgtataaatggtccaataattcttgatgtgataatgatgaagatactctgaTCATCTAGTTTGTAGGGTGTctatactgcacaccagtttcgtCATTCTATATCataccatcataatacaatagtacacgaactcgagtactggccatttttttagaaaaatctataacaaaatcaaaatcaaaaaaattaatattactaattattttatcatttcaaaagatttaaatgataaatgcatcatattatcaacaaataggtacacatagatcctatcccattcggaaattgcattaattctataggttaattacattaaACAAACAATACGCAACAGGGATCGAAAGAAATTTCAAcagtatttctccttagttctctccacacgactgaaaatgtgtgagaagaactaaagaaaaatactgtccaaaatttctctcgaaccctctgtATATCGTTCGAATagtgtaattacctatagaattaaatgcaattctcaaactgtccaaactggataatcaattgaccaatgtatatattttatggtatccgtacaaaaatatataataaatatatattttatatggatatcgtagaatatcctacattgatCAACTGACAGATCTATGTTTTAATGAAATacgatatattttaaaatttttaaattaggatcgaatcgaattttaaaacaaatctgaatctaatgagacaaaaataaaaaataaaaaataatgagataaaaataaaaagatcgaaaTAGAAGGGCGCCGCAAGGCCGTCAGAGGGCCACCGCGAGGCCGCCGCTAGGGCCTGCCATGGGGCCCGCCATTGGGGGGCGTCGGGGCCCGTCGCAGGCCCGTCGTCGGGGGCCGCCGCTAGGGAGGGGCCGCCGCGGGTGAGGATGGGGCGGGGCAGCTggccaagggaagggaaggggcggGGCGGCCACTGCCGGCTCACCGACAGGCCAACGAAATGGGGGGGGGTGTGGGACCGCCGCCGGTCGGCTATCGCCGgcgggccaaaaaaaaaaagggagagagagagagaggaagagagaaggaagagggagagaaagagaggaagagggagagaaagagagagggcggccggccaagggaagggaaggggaggggcggggcggctACCGCCGGCTCACCGATGGACCAACCACATGGGGGGGCGTGCAGGCCCACCGTCGATCGTCTATCGCCGACGggataaaaaaaaagagggagagagagaggaagagggagagaagagggagagagagaggaagaggaaagagagaagagggagctcaccgtcgtcgggagctcgccgccgtgccgctggaggaaagaaggaagacgcAGAGAAGAGGGAGACGccaaagaaaagggagaagagggaggattttttttttaggtCTTAAGCTAGAAAAATACCAAAAagaatggcatttttgaaaacaCCATTCTCTTTggcatttttatttcaatttttattttttttatttttttaatgatatttttatttttttaattttttttaatttttttatatgattttttaataaaaaattaatttaaaatagagatagtaatttgaaatgataatttttatttaaattaaagttaatttttttaatttataattataatttttattttttttctatttttccccttttattcactttttttatggtattttttattttttctaatttttttggaattcaaattaaaattttaatttttttgtaatttaaaattttaattttaattttatcccatttttaccctttttggcattttttaggtattttttcctttatttggaatattttttaaaaaattaattttaaattaatttagtaatttgaaatgatatttttatttgaattaaaattagaatttttatttttctaaatttaaaattatagtttttatttttttctcattttttttatttttttctttttttatggtattttttatttttttaatttttttagatttttttgggatatttttttaaaaaattaatttaaaatggagaaaataatttgaaatgatattttttatttgaattaaaattagaatttttatttttttaaatttaaaattataatttttatttttttcttattttcttcttcttatatggtattttttaaaaaaattaatttgaaaaggggattgtaatttgaaatgatgatttttatttgaattaaaattaaaattttattttttaaaaattaaaattttatttttatttttttcaattcttttttatgatattttttatttttttacattaattttttagatattttttaaaaaagataatttaaaatagagatactaatttgaaatgatgatttttatttaaatcaaaattataatttttatttttttaaatttaaattataatttttattttttttatttttttattctttaaaaaaaattaataattaaactcaccacttgaaatgatatttttgaaaatgtcatttcaaatggTGTTTTAAAAAATGCCACTTACaatgatgattttaatttttttttggcatcCACGTGGAAAAAGGGTGGAAAAGGGGTGGTGACGTGGTAATTATAAAACATCATTTTTAATGACGTTTTATACGGTTTGCATCActttgataaataagttaaaaattagattatttttataaatattttttttaattatttaggtAAAGCATTCGGGAGGGTTGGGGGGGAGGAAATACATTCCACTTTATCTGTACAAAAGGACTTGCCTACCTTCTGGACTCTGGAGACAGAAAAATGTTGCATCCAGCCCCATCACTAATTTATAGATTCTCCTATTTCTATTTTAATATTTCTATTTATATATTTATCTTGGGTTTAATTGATGTTAGAAAATTTATAGCTGATGCAAAAATTGATGAAAGAAGATCACataaatcttattttattaatagatCTTAACTAGCACTCAatttttaattgataataatgataatattttacatAAAAGATTACTCTCATCAATTAATCTCATAACGAGATCAAAAGAGTCTCTAAgagtttttttttccaaaaatagcCTCCAAATtactatatttgatatttttttaccatactatttttattttttatttaaaaatatagaaaattaaaaaataaaatttgatatgtggCTTGtaagagattatcctataatcttatgtgtcaaCACGAAATGCGActcctaatatatatataatacctatgtattgctttactattattatgtaGATAtaagtagattttttatttaaaatataaaaaataaaaaaataaaatttgatatgtggCATTGcaaaagattatcctataatcttacgtggTAACATGAAATGCTACCCgtaatatatgtatattttttactattattatatagatggaTAGATAATAAGTAGAAAAATTATAGAAACACTTTTTTCAAGTTTAAACCAGTTATATTTagatctcaaaaattttaaaaattttaattatccatcaaaattttattattgtTTCAATGTAGATTAGGCATCAATCTAGATCCTGATATTATTAATCGAGTAAGAAAATAAACCAAAATAACCTTGAATCAAAGTGACCGGATCATGGTTTTCATATGCTCTCAATGCACTTCATCTTTTGTGATTCATCCACTTGCATAGATCTGAAACTCTATCTTCTATCATTTATCTACCTACACAGGTCACAATAAACTCCATCTCCCATCATCCATCTTCTTTAAAGGTGTCAAAATGCTTTGTCCTCTATTATTTATCCACATGTATAGGCCCGAAAGCACTTAGTTTGTCTTCTATATGCTTGACAATCATAAAGCACTCTATCCTATCATTCATCTATCTATACAGATCTCATAGTGCACCATTCTCTCTCATCTATCTACTGTATAGCTCTTAAAGCACTATCCTCTATCATTCACACACTTGCACAGTTCTTAAAGTGCTATGTCAGCTTTCATTCATTCTCTTCCATAGATCTCCAAGTACTACTCCTCTCTTATCCACTACCCACGCATATCTCACATTATTTCATCCTCCATTATCTATCCatatgcatagatctcaaagcacttcatCCTTTGTCATTCATGCATTTTGCACAGATCTTAAATCACTTCATCCTATAACACTCATCCACCTATATAGATCATAAAGAATTTTGTTCTCCATCATTCATGAGCccgcatagatctcaaagtgctCAATCCTCTATCACCCATCCACCTACATATATCTCTAAGCACACCATCTTTAAGCACTCCCTGTCAATTCACACTAAAACAGGTCCCTTGCTGTCAGTTCTTGATTGGGCTGTGATCAATCTGATTGGGCTGTGATCAATCTGGAGGGCAGGGACAAACATTGGTCTTCGAGACAATCTTGATTAATACCTACAAATAAGCCTACTTATCGGAGCATGTTCGACAGGGGGCCCTCTGATGGTCAAGGTCAGAAATCAGAAATATAGGAAGGAAAATGAATAAGATGATGAACTCTATAAGGTGCTTCAAAGACTTACCTTAGGGATCCCCCTTCTTCCATATTTGTAGGTGGGGGTCGATGGTTGTTTTAAGGGAAATGGCAACTAGCCATCCATAACTGTCTATGTAGGATCAATGCGTAGTGTCTGCTTTGTTATTCCAGCATAGcacgatgatcttgatgatcttcTACCTTTTCCATATGATTTTGGGGATTTTCCATGCGAGATGTCAGCCGGTGATCTTGGGCCAGTATAGTCCCCGTATTAGATTGAAGACGTCCTAATTGTCTAGGCCATATCAGCCCTTATGACAATTGGTTCCATTATCATTCAAGATCAATCTTGTACCACGTGCCTCCAACTCTTGAGTCCAAGGTTAGCTTCAACTTAAATGAGTTAAGCCTTCTCCTTGACCAATGGCCATTAATCAAACCTGGTGGTCTTTTTTGGTAGTGATAGTTAATGAACCAATCAAATTTTTGAGGTGTCATGATTTTGAGCATGGTAGGCATGCTGCTCCAAGCCCATAACTTCCTACTCTTATCGATGAGCAAAACATGTAGGTAAGTGACACTATTAAGTTGATCTACATTCAGCGAAATCAACATCAGAATAACCAAATAAATCCAAAGAAGATTGTTTTGAATATCATAAGCCAGCATTTTGAGCATCaatcaaatatctaaaaattcttttaacagcaatTACATATGATTCTTTGAGATTCGATTGATAAtgagcacatatatatatatgaatataatattgaatttaCGTATAGTTAAGTAAAATAATGATCCGATCATATTTCTATAAAGCTTAAGATCCACTgctttatcttttatattttgatcCAGCTTACAATTTGAGCTCATGGGATTACCAAAATCCTTAATATTCTCCataccaaaattttttaaatttttttatatatttacttTGGTTTGTGAAgatctttttatttgattatttgatttgaagttcgaagaaaaagatccattctttcatcatgctcatctcgaactcactctatattaattttataaattcttCAAacaaaaactcattagtagtatTGTAGAAGGACGATACTTTTAATCCCATATTGATTATGACATTCATCAAACAAAATCGTGCGGAACCTGATATGAGCCAAAGCAGATAATACCTCACGAGCACAGGCGCAAAGACCGATCCATCTGACCTCTTGATCGTAATATTGGTGTTAAAGGAGGATCCGTCTCCTATTCACAAAAACAAAGCCCCCCTTGACTGGAGGGAGGCTACTGTGATGGGAGGATGATACCTTTAATCCCATATCAGTTGTGAGTCAAGAGGGACTCTAACTTATATGAGGATCAGAATTTTGTCTCCTGTGAGGCATCTTTTATATAGAACAAAATCATGTGACATTCGATACAAGCCAAAATGAACAATATCTCACAAGCGCCAAGCGTAGAGACCGACTCAGCCGACCCATCGAAGCCCCTTAACCGCAACACTACCCATCATAACAGCCATCTGGAAGCACCATTAACTCAACCACATTAGTGAGCTCACATTGTCATGACAGCAAATTCAAGAGCATTTGTATGGCAATCTAATAATGACAAACACTAAGAAAGGCATTAAAAGCATCATAAATCAAGAAAACAACCGGTATAtgtaaaatcatatcaaaataggAGCGAACAATATATCCTTTCCAACCTTCTTGCATATGAGCATATATGTCAAAAAGTATCCCCTTTGTAAACCATAAATATCAAGAAGCACAATTAAGATAAACTACTCCAAAGAAAACCACCAAGACTGGACAAAAatgcaaatatatttttttttaaaaaaaaatcaaaagagtgCCTGGTCAAAACTACCAAGTCTCATCATTTGATTCATCAGTAGTGCCACATCCACCAGTTCAGCATCATCGACTCCATCAACATCCTCATCATCGTCTTCTTCATTGTCAGAACAAACCGGCTCATATTCATCATACCAAGGGCTTTTGAAAGACTGGATTAAATGACACTTGCGCTCAATACCTTCAGTTATATCTACTTTCCAGCAACCACGGATGTCAAGGACATGGAGATGACAGCAGCTAGTGAGAATGGCATCTAGCCCACGGTCGCTAAATCGTCCATAGGCAAGTTCAAGGTATTCAAGCTTTGGCATGGTATTGGCCACAGCCAATGCCTCCGACTCATCTACCTTGGCATCTGCGGTGCCATCCAGGCTCCATTCAGGCTCTGGTGGAGGCATGTTCCTCCTCAGCTGAATCAGAGACTTGCAATGCTTTCCCAGCGACTCGATGCCCTTGGAGGTGATCTTGAGGCAGTAGCTAATGTCCAGTACAGTTAGAGCCGAAAGTGATTCTGCATGCTTCTCCACCATTTCATCAGTTACTTCACTCATTGGAATCTGGAGGATATTCAGGAACCTTgtactgcataaaggaaaacaatATTTGTGATCCACGCTCATGAAATTACAGCACTAAGTGGCCATGGCTCTCAGCATGGTAAACGGATATTTATGTCTGATACATACATGGACGTTTTATCTTTGATCATTTGTGTCATCCCTATAAATGCCTCATGAGGACACTCATGAAAGAAAAATGCTGAGAATCTCAATCCTATAGTCAGGGCTTTTTCTCATCGCAGTTGGCATGCCACATGGCACAAGAAGTCTGGGGCTTGATATTACAAACCCAACCTGAACTGTGCTGAGTCTGTGACTCGCCAATCCCCTGATGCCCTGCATTATGTCAGGTCTGAGGAGAGAATCTCTAGGGATTGGGCCAACTGTCTAGAGTACAATATTCTCAAAAAGAAATGGTTATTCCCTAGTACAGAACAGAACCTAATAATAATACAGGATACTATTAGAGTGACAACCTTCAGAACAGAAATTTTATGAATGGTCAAGAGGATGTCCAGAACGCAATTTACATTCAAGCAGTACAAACATTGAATTGAATACTATCCAGAATGCCGCAGAGACTTGAAACCTCAATCTCACTTGTCATGGTCCATGGATCAACCGTGTAAAGACACATCAGGACCATCTACAAAATTTTCtccaaagaagatttttggaacaATGTAAAAAAGAATAAAGACCAAAACGTTCCCTGTTTGAAAGACCGGTAGAAATGAAGGTAACAACAACCCAAGTTAGAGCATGCCAGAATACCAAGAGAAAACACAACTCAAAATAACTAAAATAACAAAAtaaatctctcatccactttgccTTGGACATGTCTTTTTACTGCCCTGAAGTTCTTTCAAAGCCTCAAAGTGAACTAACAATATCTTCACTAATCACCAAATAAATCTCAGGgcataatatatttaaaaaaaggtCCAGTGAGAGCTCAACGGTTTCATAGTCTTCTAGGTTaattatattgatatattaactgtAAAAAAACAAACATTAAAAAATTGACACATAAATACAAAAATTAACAGGGAAAACTTATAAATGAGCATCCCAGATCACGAAGAAGAAAACCAACAAGCAGCGCgcgcaccccccccccccccccaccccaaaaCAACCCAACCCAccacagaaaaaaagaagaagaagaaagagagaaaaatatcatcTATTTTTCCATTAGCTTTATACTATCCGTTGCAGATTCTTCATTATGCTTTCTACGAAAATATGGAAATAACACTGAATATATCACTATATATACATAAGATCAGATTAAAATgagaaaagaatagaaaaagaGCATCCAGTGGGTCTACTAGCAACAAATGATGAAGGGAAAAaactaaattttataatataagtaTATAACCCAGCTTCTTGGAATTCCAAGAGCTTGGGAATTAGCGTCAAACCATCTACGCTGTACACAATAGATATAAAAACTGCTAACAGAATTCCCAAAGCCTGGGTTCGAaatgcaagtaaaaaaaaaaaagaaaacataataAATATTAGCTACAGATGGTTACATGTAAATGAGCAATGCTGCCCAGTGATTTAACAAAGGATTCAAGCACGTAGAACAGAAGTATCGTACAAGGACTACGTCAAAGACTTGAAACCCTGTTTTTGAAACAGCAAATAGAAGGCATTGCTCGtatgaagaaggaagaaaagcatTAAGCAAGAAAAGCACATACATAATTTTAGTATGttagaaaaattaaataatagaCCACCAAGCAAAAAAAACCCATTCCCATGTTCCGTATCTTTTTGTGGGAAATCCTGCTCCTCTTCTACAGCATTTTGACCAGCAAAATCTCCATCAGCATCTAACTGCTTTCGGACAGAAAATTTCGACTTCTAATAAACAACACTAAAAAATAAATCTTATGATTAAAATCTTCTCGATTCATTTAATGGAAAACCTTCCACAATTGGTTAcctaaaaaaaaatctacaattGTTTTCTGATAATAAAACCAAGTTGGAAACCAGTTTTTTGAGTCATAACATAACAAATAAATTTATTTCAGCAGCTGGAACCTAAACCTATAAATAAAACAGCATCTActtgaaataataataataataataataataataataataaaagaaaagaaaaaagagaaaactcCTCTTCCTTTGTCCCGCTTACATCTCAGCCCCTTTCCTTATTCCAATTTCATCCGTCCCCTGGAACATGACACCCCATattgttccaaaaaaaaaaaagagggaaaatcaactcaaaataaattgaaaaattaatatatggataaatgattttcaaaattttaatcacAGACATGgataaataaatatcaaaaacTTGAACACTTAACAGCTATCAACAAATAACActttcataataataataataataataataataataataataataataaatcaagaaaaaataatcaaaatataacaaaaaaaatcacaaatcaaaaaaaaaaaaaaaaaaatcacaaatccAATGCATTCCAGAAACTCATCTACAAAAACCGAATACTGCTTACTAGCACTACAAACCAATCCAAATGACCAAtatagagaggaaaaaaaaaagaaaaagaacatatACAAGAGTAAGAGAAGAAAGAACTAGTGAAAAGGGGGATGAAAATGAAGTACTGGATTCGTACGAGGAGGCGACGTAGGAGAAGGCAGAGTTGCCGAGGCGGTAGGCGGAGAGGCGGCGGAGGTTGCCCCGGCTGCGGCGGACGAGCCTCCTCACCGCCGAGTCGATGACGTCGGAGCGATTCACCCGGCGGCACCACTGCTCCAAGTCTATCTCCGCCCAGCAGTACGGCCCCACCACCGCCTCCCGCCACCCCCGGCACACGAACGGCACCGTCCTCGACCTCTCGTCCGCCGTTATCCTTCCAAATATCAACGCCAACACTTCTGGACTCATCCCTTCGGACCACCTCCGCCCAACCTCCTCCCCCTTCTCGCAACCACCACCGCGGCCTCCGCCGCGCGCCACCCTCTTCATCTCCCACTCCATCGGTCCAAAAGTCCCACGCCTAATCAGGGACTCGGCCTGCCTCCCTTTTATAGCGAGAGAGACGACAGATCTGTTGACACGCGTCCTGACAATTTGAGTCGGACGGCTAGGACTGTTTTTTTCCCGCTCTCCCCTCACTCCTGATCGTGTTTCCGGGTACCACAGGTAACTGAGCGGGCGCTTCCGCTACGTTGGGAAATGGCCGGTAGATCAGGCGCTGGGCGGGTCGGACGTAGCTAGGA
This genomic window from Elaeis guineensis isolate ETL-2024a chromosome 13, EG11, whole genome shotgun sequence contains:
- the LOC105060945 gene encoding F-box protein FBW2-like, producing the protein MARDHMPTFSSIISFRSSLGKKTLQKRLIPRHLSGKQQATRIARKRPLSYLWYPETRSGVRGEREKNSPSRPTQIVRTRVNRSVVSLAIKGRQAESLIRRGTFGPMEWEMKRVARGGGRGGGCEKGEEVGRRWSEGMSPEVLALIFGRITADERSRTVPFVCRGWREAVVGPYCWAEIDLEQWCRRVNRSDVIDSAVRRLVRRSRGNLRRLSAYRLGNSAFSYVASSTRFLNILQIPMSEVTDEMVEKHAESLSALTVLDISYCLKITSKGIESLGKHCKSLIQLRRNMPPPEPEWSLDGTADAKVDESEALAVANTMPKLEYLELAYGRFSDRGLDAILTSCCHLHVLDIRGCWKVDITEGIERKCHLIQSFKSPWYDEYEPVCSDNEEDDDEDVDGVDDAELVDVALLMNQMMRLGSFDQFILIVLLDIYGLQRGYFLTYMLICKKCLSLLDCHTNALEFAVMTM